The stretch of DNA TCGACGCCCATAATCCGTACGAGGCCCCGCCGGCTTTTGAGGAGCGGTTCGGCGTGTCCCGCACGCCGCGCCCGAACGACGTTTCCCCACTCGACTGGATGGACTGGAACGACGCACAAAAGGATGTGGCGCTTCGCACCTACGAGGCGGCGATCGCCTATCAGGACGAGCAACTCCGAGGGCTGTTTGCCGAGTTGGAGAAGCGCGGCAAGCTGGCAAACACTCTCGTCATCGTCACTTCAGATCACGGCGAAGAATTTGGCGAACACGGCGTCATGCGGCACGGCAATTCGCTCTATCGCGCCTCCGTGCATGTGCCGCTGGTGGTCTCGTTCCCGAATCACGTCAACGCAGGCCGGGTCATCTCCACACCCGTCAGTCTGAGGTCCATCGCCGCAAGCCTTTCCCAAGTCGTGCCTGGACTGGCACCCGGCCTCTTCCGCGGGCCCAGCCTGTTCGACATCATTGAGGACGAGGCGTCCGCCGAGCCGGTGCTCTCAACGCTTGACGGCGTGCGGTCGCAGCCCGAGGGCTTCCCCGTGCACGACGGTCCACTTTACGCGGTCGTCCACAAGGGCTATCGCTACATCGTCAACGTGGAAGGCGCCGAAGAGCTCTATCGGCTTGACGACGAGGATGAGCGGACCAATCTTGCCGCCTCGCCCGACGAGCAGGGGATCATGACGGAGATGAGAGCCGCGCTCGCAAAGATGCCGGGCATCGAGGGTGGCGGGTAATTTACGCCACCTGGCGCTGCATCAGGCGGGCGAAGAGCCCTTCCTCGCGCATCAGGGCCTCAAATGACCCGTGCTGGACGACGCGACCGGCCTCGATGACGTAGATGCGGTCGGCCTGCCGGATGGTGCTCATGCGGTGGGCAATCAGGATGCGCGTGACCTTCAGCTGATTGAGGCTGTTGGTCACGATGGCCTGCGATCGGTTGTCGAGCGCGCTGGTGGCTTCGTCCAGGATCATGATCGCCGGCTTGCGGAGCAGGACGCGCGCAATCAGCAGGCGCTGCCGTTGACCGCCGGAGAGATTCGTTCCGCCCTCAGACACAAAGGTATGCAGGCCCATCGGCATCAGTCGGATCTCGTCTTCGATTCCGGCAGCGCGCGCCGCATCCCACACCTGGTCGTGCGTGGCCTTCGATCCGCTCGCGATGTTGTCGAAGATCGAACCGGCCAGAATCTTGTTCTCCTGTGAAACCACGCCCAGTTGCTGTCGCACAGCGAGAATGTCCAGGCCTTTGAGATCGTGGTCGTCGAAATACACACCGCCAGAGATCGGCAACTCGAACCGCAGCATCAGACCGACGATGGTGGATTTGCCGCTGCCTGATGGCCCCACAAGGGCAATGCACTCGCCCGGCTCCGCGGCAATGGACACGTTGTCGAGTGTCATAGGCCCGTCGTCGCGATAGCGGAATGTCACGTGGTCCATGCGGATGCGGCCGGTCAGGCGGCCGGGCGGATTCTTCTGTCCCTGCAGTTCCGGATCCGCCTCCAGTATTGGTGAGAGGCGCGCCCACAGCGCCGACACACCGAGCAGCAACTGCGCGCTGTCGCCCAGCGTCGTCACGCCGGCCAGGAACGTGCCGAACGCCGCGCTGAAGGCGACAAACGCGCCCACCGAGAGCGTGGGGCGGTCGCCAAACATGTCGGCCCCGGCCAACCAGAACAGGATGGCGGTTGAAAGCGGCGCCATCACCACGCCGGCCAGTCGCTGATGATCGTTCAGGATGCGCAGGCGCTGCATGGTCTGCATCTTGCCCGCGTAGGCACGGCCCCACTGCGCGAAGGCGCGCACCTCGGCGCCGGCGGTGCGCAACTTTGGCACGGCGCCGATGATCTGAATGACGAGGCCACGCAGGTGGCCGTCGCGTTCGTGAAGCTGCTGGAGCGCCCCCCGCATCATGAAGCTGGCCGACATGTTGATGACGAGCGTCACCACGGCAATGAGAAGCGCCGCCACGGTGAGTGACGGGCTGAACGAAAACAGCAGACCGATGTTGAGTATTGAGGCCACTGCGCTGATCACCGTGCCGAGTGTGGTGACCGTCAACGTGTTACGAATCTGCGTCACAGCAGTCACGCGGCTCTCGAGGTCGCCGGCCGTGAACGCGCGAAAGAACTTCGGGCCCTGGTCGAGCAGGCGATCCCACACGCCCAGTTGCAGACGTGCGGCTGCGCCCACCGACAGGCGCAGCAAGGCCATGGCGCGCGCAAGGTCGAACACCAGGGCACCGGCGGTGGCCGCGACAAGTGCAGCGCCAAGTTCAAGGAGCGTGCGCCGGTCGGCGTCCGGAATGGCCGACTCAAACAGGATCTTCATCGCCTGTGGCCCAACCATGCCGAGCAGCACCACACCGATGCCCGCCAGTACGGCGGTGACAAACTCACGGCCCGTGCCGCGCAGGGCCCATCGTGTGACCGCCATCGCGGACATGTTGCCCGTCAGCGGCGGATGAAGTGCGTGTACCTGTGGCGCCAGGTCTTCGGCCAACTCCGCGTCCACATCACGCGCAGGAGCGTTGGCGAACAACGCGCGGTACGCGACGCCACGAAACCACGGCCGCCGAAACGAGATCAACCCAATCGGCTCACCGGTGCTGACGCGGGTGGCCAGGTATGGCTCGCCATCCTCGCGCCACCATTGGCCCTTGAGCATCACGATACGCGCGCGTGCGCCTGAGGCATCGAGAATGGCCTCGAGCGTCGGGGGTTCCGCGCCGTTTGACGCCGGCACCCGGATGTCGAGGCCGCAGGCGGCGCCAATTTGTTTGAGCACCGAGACCAGCGGTGAATCGGTCCAACTGGTCACAGGCCCGGCCACTTCTGGCGCGCCGATCTGGCTGAGCCCCGCGAGCGTCTCAGTCGCCATCCGCTCGTTCATGCGCTGGCGTTCTTCAAACCGCATCCGCGTGGCGCGTTCCTGCTCCTCGTCGGCCACCGCGGACGCCTTCAGGAACTCCGCCTGCGCGTTCACCAGCGCCCGTTCGATGGCCGCTCGATCTGTCAGCGCTTCGGCGGGTACTTCCTGCCCGAGGGCCGATACCCAGCCACGCATTCGCGCGACGGCCTCCGCATTGCCGCCGGCCATCGCCTCAAAGGCCTCGGCCATCGGCGAAGGCACAAGCGTGGCCGGCTCAATCGCGACGGCGATCAGGTGCGCGCCGGCTCCGCCTGTCTGCCAGAGCAGGGCGCCACCGGTGTCCACCGTGAACGCATACTGGCGCCGACCGGCATCCGACGGTCCGATGACGCGGAAGACGGCCAGCGTGCCGGACGTGACCACCCAGGCCTCACGTCCGTCGAGCACCAGCGGCGTGTTGCCCTCAAGTCGCTGCATGCCCTGCCTCAATGCCGGCATCACCAGCGTGCACAAGCGTGGCGTACGCACCTCCGGCCGCCATCATTCCCGCATGGGTGCCGCGCTGCACGATCTTGCCTTTGTCGAGCACGATGATCTCGTCGGCGTCACGAATGGTGCTCAGGCGGTGCGCGATGATCAGGCACGAACAGCCACGCCGCCGCAGGTTCACGTCGATGCGCTGCTCGGTCTCCGGGTCCAGCGCGCTCGTGGCCTCGTCAAGGATCAGGAACGACGGATCTCCAGTGAGCGCGCGCGCGATTTCCAGCCGCTGCCGCTGGCCGCCGCTGAGGTTTGACGCCGACTCCGCGAGCAGGCTGTCGTACCCGTCGGGCAGCGCCACCAGGTCGTCATGAATGGAGGCATCCCGGCACGCGCGCACGATCTGATCATCGGGCACCGTCGGGTCCCACAACGTGAGGTTGTCGCGCACGCTCGCCTTGAACAGCAGGATCTCCTGGTCCACCATCGCCAGCGAGTTGGCCATCACCGGCGCAGGAATGGACGCGCGCGGCTTGCCGTCAAACAGGATCTCGCCACCGCTCGGCTGGAACAATCCGGCCACGAGCCGTGCCACCGTGGACTTGCCAGACCCGCTCCCGCCCACAAACGCGATGCGCTGGCCGGGCTTGAGCGTCATGGACAATCCGTCGATGAGCGGCGGCTGCAGCGGGTTGTACCCGAACTGCAAATTGCGCAGCTCGACTTCCCCTCGCAATCGTACCGGCGCATTTGAATCCGCATCGGTTTCCACGGATGGCGACGGCGGGTTCCGCAACACGTCGTCCAATCGCGTGATGTCGCCCTCCAGGTCCTGAAGTGTGCTGCCCAGACTCAGGAGGCTGTTCACCGGTCCCAGGAAGCTCGCAACGAGGCTCTGAAATGCCACGAGCATGCCGATGGTCAGCAGCCCATCCATCACCCGCAGGCCGCCGACCACCAGAATCAGGAGCGACATCAGCGACGAGACAAAACGTGGCAGCAGGCCCAGCACCAGGCCGGCCTGAATAAGCGACTGCTGCGAGTTGACGTACTTTGCGTAGTGTCCGGCCACCCGCCCGAACAATTCAGATTCGAGCGCCGAGGCCTTGATGTTCCGAATGGCCTGAAGACCGGCCACGCCGACGCCCGCCAGCGCGCCTCCCTCTTGTGCCAGCCGGCGATTGGCGTCGATGCGCCGCCGCGACAGATAGCGCAGAATCGCGAAGTTGGTCAGCGCAAGCACCACCGCGATCATCGTGAGCACAGCATCGAACTGCCACATCACCACGGCGTAGAAGATCAGCATGATCAGATCCACAGCCGTTGAGGCGAGCGGACCCGACAACTGATCGGCCACGCGGTCGTTCAACGAAATGCGCCCGGCGATCTCGCCGCTGAAGCGCTGCGCGTAAAACTCCGCCGGAAGCCGCAGCAGGTGCCACACAAACCGGCTGGCCATCGTGACCGCCAGTTTCAGCTGCAGGCGGCGTAGCAGGCGCTGCTGTATCGCCGTCAGCGCCGTTCGAAGGACAGCCGCCAGCAGTACACCGATGATGATGGGCCGCACCCAATCGTCAAGCCGTTGCACCAGCACCTGATCAACAAACACCTGCATGAACGCCGGCACTGCCAGACCCGGCAACACCAGCAACAACGCGGTGAGTCCGCACAACGCGAAGGTGCCAATCGAAGACTGCAGCCGATTCCACAACCCGAGTGCGACGCTCGGCTTCCGGCCACCAGGTTCAAACGTCGGTCCCGGCGTCATCGAAAGCACCACACCCGTAAAACCTTCGTCGAATTCTTCCAGGCTTATCGTGCGCGGACCCGTCGCAGGATCGTTCAGATAGACACGGCCCTTCATGAAACCTTCCACCACCACGAAGTGATTGAAGTTCCAGAAGACGATGTACGGGTATTGCAGGGAGCCGAGATCCTTGAGGTCTTTCTTGAAGCCTTTGGCGTCCAGCCCGTAGGTGCGCGCCGCCTGCACCACACTCGACGCCTTGCTGCCGTCGCGCGAGACGCCACAGGCCCGACGCAACTCCGCCAGCGGCACGATGCGTTCAAAGAAGCCGAGGACGATACCCAGGCAGGCCGCGCCACACTCGACCATCTCCATCTGCAGGAGCGTGGGCGTGCGCACGCGTCCACGGCGCAGGCCGTGTGCGGTGGAGGGCGTCACCGCACTCCCGAGAGCTCCCGCAGGAACGGAAGCACGAACGTGATGGGCGCGCGTTGTTCCACGATGACCCGCATCTCACCAGTGAGGCCTGCCGTCACCGGCGATCCCGGGCCTGCAGACGACGACCACTTGTAGCCGCTTGCCGTGGTCGAGTCCGCGTCAAGTGACGCCGTCACCTCAATGCGCGTGGTACCACCGACCAGCGCCTGCGCCAGGTCCGCATTGCCCAGCACCGCGCGAGCGCCCTCAGTGGTCACCGCCAGGTCGGAGACTGCCAGCACGACACCCGTGATGCCGCCGTAGCGCTGGCGCTCCACCGTATCGGGCGTAATCAGTACGCGCATCCCGGGCGTGACCTTCTTTCCATCACCCACAGCCAGATACGCCACATTCACCAAGGCCGTACTCGCATCGTCCACCTCAAGCCGCGCCACGCGTGCGCCGGCAGAGACGATCTGACCGGTGTCGGAAAGCAGCTCGATGATGCGGCCGGAATGTGCAGCCACGATCTGGCTGTTTTTCTCGATCTGGACTTCGTTAATCGCGATTGTTGACCTGAGGCGGTGAATTTCCCCTCGACGCGCCGCTCCTGCCTGAAGGTTGTCGCGCGACAGGCTCATCTCCGAAGCCTCGGCCTGTGCCACCTGGATGTCGAGCTCCTTGAGCCGCGCGGCCGCGTCGGTGATGCGACTGGCGTTTTCGAGCGTCTCACGTTCCGCGTCCAGCAGCTCGGGCGCGAGCGAGGCGATCAGTCCCTTGTCACGCAGCGCCCGGAAGCTGGCGAGACGCTGTTCCAGAAGCGGCGCCAGCGCCTGCGCGTCGGCCAGCGTTTTGCGGAGGTTGTCGCTCTGCGATCGCACGTAGGCGCCAGTGAGGCCCGTCTGCGCCTGCTGCCGCACCGTCTGGTCGGACTGCACCCGCGACTGTGCGCGGTCCTGACTCTCGAGTTCGGCCAGCTGCGCGCGGTCTTCGTCAAGCCGACGGCGCAGTTCGAATTGATCGATTTGGCCCAGCACGTCACCTTGCTTCACGCGATCGCCGGCGCGCACTTGTAATTGCTCCACCCGGCCTGCGCCGAGGGTTTGCACATCCAGGACGCCTCGCGGCTTCAACAGCACGCCTCGTCCACTGACGATGGTGGGGATTCGTCCGGTGAATCCCCACACGAGCGTCAGAATCACGAGCGCCGCGAGCACCACCAGCGGCAGCCAGTCTTTGGGGCTGACGATGCGGATGGTTTCGTCGAGGCGGTCGGGCGATGAGAGGCGTTCGAGAGCCTTGGCGCGAAAAACCGTTGGTGGAGGGGTGGCCACGGCGTGTCCTCAGAGGCTCCGCAGCTTGCGCTGAAGGAAATCGAAACGGGCGCCGGCGATCGACAGGGCGTCGAGAGTGGCCGGATCCATTTCTTCTTCATTCGAAGGCCCGGCGTCGTCGGGCGCTTCCGGCCCTGGGCCGCCGTACCCGAGGCGGCCGACGGTGCTGCGAAGACGGTCGGATAGAAAGACCGCGAGTGACCGATAGAAGCGCGAGGCAAACCCGATGTCGTCGCGGAGTTTTTGTTCGAGCGTGGCGCGCGGAATGGCGAGCACCAGCGAGGGTTCGAGGCTGACGACTGATGCCGATGGCGGCCGCGTGTCCACGAAGGACATTTCTCCGACGATTTCGCCGCTTCGGAGCCGGGCGACGTCGGTGGAGCCGGTGCGGCTGGTCCTGACGGCGAAGAGGCCGTCGACGATCACGAAGATGTCTGCGATGCCGCGACCCTCCTGGATCAGGATGGTGCCTGCCGGCACTTCCCGCCTGGCGCCCACCTTGAGCATCCAGTCGAGGTCCGAGTCGTCGAGGATTCCGAGCAGGAAAAGTGCTTTACGCATGTTGACCCGCCGCAAAGCGCCGAGACGCTTTGCGGCGGGGACATACTAGCGCAGAGTGGGGCGAATTACTGACGATCGGGCGCCCGCCCCACCTCAAGCGGCACCACTCGCGCGTCTTCCCAGCGCGCCGTCCGCCGGTTCCAGGCAAAGACCATCAGGTCATATCGCCCTGGCTCCAGGCCCGACACCGTCAACTCAAACCCGGCGGCGTGGAACTGGGGTGCGACCGCACGAGCCACGTCTGGCCTGGCGACGCCCAGCCGGGCCTCGCCCAGGAAGCGTGCCGCGGCTGCGGGCACGTCGCGGCGCACCGCCCAGACGTGCACCGCGTCAATGCCGGTGCCGATCTCGGCGCGCGGGTCCATTGCATAGCCGGCGACCGCGAACGAGTTCCGCACCTGGGCGCCGGGTGTTGGCGCGTCCACCTGCACGCGGACCAGGCTGCTGTTCCACGCTTCGGCCTGCCGGCCGATGGTCACGCTCACCGGGATCTGGGCCTGTTCGCCACCTCGCAGGAACACGAGGTTGTAACGACCCACATAGCCGGGCCCAGGCATCCACGTGAAGACGCCCTCAACGAGGCTGCTTCCCGGAGGCAGGTCGCGCAGCGTGCCATTCACCATCAGGAAGCCTCCAGTGACGGCCTCGCCGAGCCTCAGTTCAAGACGGCCCAGTTCGGCCACCTTCACGTGCCGGGACCCGAAGGCGTCAACAGGCACTTCGCCGAACGGCGCGTTCAGATCGAAGCCCGTCCGGCCCGTCACCTCGGCGGTCGCAACAGCGAAGCTCGTGAGCCGAGCCGCATCGTCACGCACTTCGGCGGGCGCTGCCAGCAGCGTGTTCAGTGGCAGGTCGGCGTTGTTCACGATAAAGAACCGGCTGCCGATCCCTTCGGTCCGGTCAGCGCTGTCAGTCACCAGCCAGGCGATGGTATGCAGGCCGTTCGTCAGCGTCGTCGTGTCGAGCATGAAGGCGCCAATGGCCCCGCGCTCGGCATCGAGGTTCCGGAATTTCGTGGGATTGCTGGTTCGGGTCGTCAGTAACGGCTGCGGCGTAGTGTTGCCGAGTGCGCTTGCGACATCGTCGTTGCAGTAGACACCGGCAGGCACGGGGTTCCCGACATCGCCGCGGCACTGGTTGTAGGCAACCTTGCCCACCGCCAGGCCGTCGATGAGCACCGTCATGGTGAGCCCATTGAGGGGAATCATGATGCCGGTGGGATCTTCGATCGTTGAGGCGGCAGGCGTCAGCGCCCAGCCGAACTGCGCGATCGTCCCGCTGACCACCTCGCCTGGCGCCGGCGAATCAATCACGCCGAACGGCTTTGCGATGTTTTCGTTGTCGAGCGTGATGGTGGTCGGCGTGTTGTCATCGATCGAGCGGCCGAGCAGGGTCTGATTGCCCTCCTGATCGGTGGCCACCGCGTACAACACCACGGTCCCCTGTCCGCCCATCAACGTGCTGGCCGGAACATTGGGCAGCATGTTGGTGAGGATCTGCAGGCCCCAGCCCGCGCGATTGGCGTACGGCAGCGTGTCGTAGAGCGCCTCCACATCAGGCCGCGCTCCGGCCACAAAGACTGCGTCAGCCAGGTACGCCAGGCTGCTGCCGACGACCGGCGCGCAAGTGGCGGGGTCGTCGAAGGCGAAACAGTTGCGGTAGAGCTTGACGTTCACGACGCCCACGTCGTCGAGTGCCCAGCCCGTGACCGCGATGGCACCCTGGACGCCTGTGGCGCCCTGCGCAGGCGTGTCCACCTGACCGAAGGCGGGATCAAGCGAGCCGGCCGATTGCAGCAGGAGGTTGACGATCACCGTGCCCTGCGGCCCGCCAAGCCCGGTTGCCGTCGCGGTGATGGTCGCCGAGGCGGTGGTGACGCCGGCCAGCACGTTGCCGGGGTTGATGATCCCCACGGTGAACGCGCCACTGCCGGTGCCTGTCGGGTTCGCGATCTGGACCCATGGCTCGATTGCCGAAGCGGTCCACTCCACGAGCGGGTCGGCTGTGACGGTAATGACCTGCGGTGCGGTGATGGGGCTCAGCGTACCGCTGGTATTGACGCCGCTGAAGTTGATCACGGCCGGCGCGAGCGACAGCGCTCCCGTCACGTTCAGATCGGCGCTACCCGAACTGGACGAGTAGATGATGGTCGGCGTGAAGGTGCCGAGAATCGTCAGCAGCTGCGGTGCCGTGCCTCCGGGCAGCGTCCAGAGGGCGGATGCCACGTTGTTCACCACGGGAACCGTCACATCCACGCCCACAACTGTGGATGACGTTCGCACGGAGAACGTGAATGTGCCGCTGTTGACCGGTTCAACTGCACCACTCGTGATCGACGCCGTCATCATCACGTACTGATCGGTGTTGCTGAATGGCGCGCTCGCGGGCTGGACGATGGTCTGGGTCGCCATTCCGACCCACAGGTCGGCCGGGATTTCGTACTCGTGCATGAACTCCACCACGCGCAACGCATCTCGGGCAGACAGGCGGAAAGCCGCCAGCGAATCCAAAGTCGTGGTGTTGGGTTCACTGATGAAGTTGAGCCAGGTCAGCAGGTTGACGGTGGTCGGCACAAAGACACCGCCGGACGGCTGTATGACATCAACGGACGTCGAGAATCGGTCGGTGCGCAGATACCGCGCGGCCGAGAAGTCCATGAAGCGCTCGCTCGCGGGCCACGGCAGGCCCGTGGGTGCAGGCGCGATCACACCGTTTTCGTCGCGAATCAGCGCAGGCAGTGTGTTCAGCGTTGCGAGCGACTCGGGCGTGGCTTCCGTGATTTTGAGGAAGCGGTTCAGGTACTGGATGAGATCAACAGTGATCTGGCCGTGTTTGTCGGCGGCACCACCAAGGAAGGCGGTCGACAGGAAAAAATCGTCAGGAGTCAGCGCCTGCGGGGCGGCACACGCGGCCACGAAGACCGTGCCGCTGAAACATGTCGATGGTGACACTGCGGGAAGGAGACTCAACGCCGCGCCGCGGAATTTTGCCCAATCCAGCGGGTCGAGTGCGGGGTGATAGACGGTGCCTTCGGCAGGATCCCCGCCTGGCGAGGTGTCTTCCTCGAGAGGGTCGGTCTGCAGGTGCCCGTACTTCATGATGCGGCGGTACAACGCCAGGTTTTCCATCGGGGAATCGATCGTCTTCCAGGACGCGCAGGTGTCGTCGGGCGCACAGGTGGTGCCGAAATACAGCCGGCCGGCCGGATCGAGAGTCACCAAATCCGCGTTCTTGAGGTTTGCGATGGTCTCGTCAAAGTGCATCCGCTGGTTGCGTTCTTTCGTCCGGGCCCCACTAAGGCGACCGAAGTAGTCAAGTTCGATCAGCTTGTTGAGTGATCCCGGGTCCACATCGCAGCTCAACGGCGCAAACGGAATCTCCAATCCGGTAATGTCCACTGGAATCGGGCAGTAGTCCCACCCGAGCGTGTCGCCTTCCAGTTCGACCCATCGCTTCTGCAGGATGGGCTGGCCGGTCGTGACGTCGCGCTTGACGTGATACAGGTCACCGAAGAGATCTCCTACGTGAGTTTCAGGTTCGCCGCCGCCTTGAGCGAGCGGGGTGCTACCCAGAGCCAACGCCACCGCCGCGCAGACGAACGCCAGTAACAGAGTCTTGGTCTTGCCCAGTTTCTTCATGATGGTGCCCTCGTGGATCTTCGTGAGACGAAGAAAGCCGCAGAGCGGCGCGAGGAGCGAGGCCCGGCGACACACACCGGGGGTGCATATCTCGTACCGATGCCGGACACATCAACCGGACCGGTCATGCAACGCGGCGTCACGACGGGCACATACCCCCGGGGGCTGACGATTACGCAGTGTGGTGTGGATTAACCCGCGGTAAGGTAGCGCCGATGATCCACCGACACCACTGGCCGGCCGAGGCCTGCCAGTTCCACGATCAGATCTCACGCGTCGTCTTCGCGCGCGAAGCGCGGGAGCCAGGGCTGGCCGTCTCGAACGTCGGCGGCTGGCACTCCACGCCGGACCTGCTCTTATGGGAAGAGGACGGCGTTGCAGACTTGATCGACCGGATCGCAACCGTGGCCGACGACATTGGCGCCGGCGGCATGCGGATGCAAGCGTGGGCGAACGTGATGCGCGCGGGCAATCATCACCTGGCGCATCGGCACGGGGAGGCCGTGTGGTCAGGCGTGTACTACGTCGAGGCAGGCGACGCCAAC from Acidobacteriota bacterium encodes:
- a CDS encoding NHLP family bacteriocin export ABC transporter peptidase/permease/ATPase subunit; this translates as MEMVECGAACLGIVLGFFERIVPLAELRRACGVSRDGSKASSVVQAARTYGLDAKGFKKDLKDLGSLQYPYIVFWNFNHFVVVEGFMKGRVYLNDPATGPRTISLEEFDEGFTGVVLSMTPGPTFEPGGRKPSVALGLWNRLQSSIGTFALCGLTALLLVLPGLAVPAFMQVFVDQVLVQRLDDWVRPIIIGVLLAAVLRTALTAIQQRLLRRLQLKLAVTMASRFVWHLLRLPAEFYAQRFSGEIAGRISLNDRVADQLSGPLASTAVDLIMLIFYAVVMWQFDAVLTMIAVVLALTNFAILRYLSRRRIDANRRLAQEGGALAGVGVAGLQAIRNIKASALESELFGRVAGHYAKYVNSQQSLIQAGLVLGLLPRFVSSLMSLLILVVGGLRVMDGLLTIGMLVAFQSLVASFLGPVNSLLSLGSTLQDLEGDITRLDDVLRNPPSPSVETDADSNAPVRLRGEVELRNLQFGYNPLQPPLIDGLSMTLKPGQRIAFVGGSGSGKSTVARLVAGLFQPSGGEILFDGKPRASIPAPVMANSLAMVDQEILLFKASVRDNLTLWDPTVPDDQIVRACRDASIHDDLVALPDGYDSLLAESASNLSGGQRQRLEIARALTGDPSFLILDEATSALDPETEQRIDVNLRRRGCSCLIIAHRLSTIRDADEIIVLDKGKIVQRGTHAGMMAAGGAYATLVHAGDAGIEAGHAAT
- a CDS encoding NHLP bacteriocin export ABC transporter permease/ATPase subunit, with protein sequence MRTPRLCTLVMPALRQGMQRLEGNTPLVLDGREAWVVTSGTLAVFRVIGPSDAGRRQYAFTVDTGGALLWQTGGAGAHLIAVAIEPATLVPSPMAEAFEAMAGGNAEAVARMRGWVSALGQEVPAEALTDRAAIERALVNAQAEFLKASAVADEEQERATRMRFEERQRMNERMATETLAGLSQIGAPEVAGPVTSWTDSPLVSVLKQIGAACGLDIRVPASNGAEPPTLEAILDASGARARIVMLKGQWWREDGEPYLATRVSTGEPIGLISFRRPWFRGVAYRALFANAPARDVDAELAEDLAPQVHALHPPLTGNMSAMAVTRWALRGTGREFVTAVLAGIGVVLLGMVGPQAMKILFESAIPDADRRTLLELGAALVAATAGALVFDLARAMALLRLSVGAAARLQLGVWDRLLDQGPKFFRAFTAGDLESRVTAVTQIRNTLTVTTLGTVISAVASILNIGLLFSFSPSLTVAALLIAVVTLVINMSASFMMRGALQQLHERDGHLRGLVIQIIGAVPKLRTAGAEVRAFAQWGRAYAGKMQTMQRLRILNDHQRLAGVVMAPLSTAILFWLAGADMFGDRPTLSVGAFVAFSAAFGTFLAGVTTLGDSAQLLLGVSALWARLSPILEADPELQGQKNPPGRLTGRIRMDHVTFRYRDDGPMTLDNVSIAAEPGECIALVGPSGSGKSTIVGLMLRFELPISGGVYFDDHDLKGLDILAVRQQLGVVSQENKILAGSIFDNIASGSKATHDQVWDAARAAGIEDEIRLMPMGLHTFVSEGGTNLSGGQRQRLLIARVLLRKPAIMILDEATSALDNRSQAIVTNSLNQLKVTRILIAHRMSTIRQADRIYVIEAGRVVQHGSFEALMREEGLFARLMQRQVA
- a CDS encoding 2OG-Fe(II) oxygenase, with translation MIHRHHWPAEACQFHDQISRVVFAREAREPGLAVSNVGGWHSTPDLLLWEEDGVADLIDRIATVADDIGAGGMRMQAWANVMRAGNHHLAHRHGEAVWSGVYYVEAGDANSGGEITFARGREVERVAPRPGLLLLFPGELLHSVATYKGSTPRISVAFNLSAWRSSSE
- a CDS encoding BACON domain-containing protein is translated as MCRRASLLAPLCGFLRLTKIHEGTIMKKLGKTKTLLLAFVCAAVALALGSTPLAQGGGEPETHVGDLFGDLYHVKRDVTTGQPILQKRWVELEGDTLGWDYCPIPVDITGLEIPFAPLSCDVDPGSLNKLIELDYFGRLSGARTKERNQRMHFDETIANLKNADLVTLDPAGRLYFGTTCAPDDTCASWKTIDSPMENLALYRRIMKYGHLQTDPLEEDTSPGGDPAEGTVYHPALDPLDWAKFRGAALSLLPAVSPSTCFSGTVFVAACAAPQALTPDDFFLSTAFLGGAADKHGQITVDLIQYLNRFLKITEATPESLATLNTLPALIRDENGVIAPAPTGLPWPASERFMDFSAARYLRTDRFSTSVDVIQPSGGVFVPTTVNLLTWLNFISEPNTTTLDSLAAFRLSARDALRVVEFMHEYEIPADLWVGMATQTIVQPASAPFSNTDQYVMMTASITSGAVEPVNSGTFTFSVRTSSTVVGVDVTVPVVNNVASALWTLPGGTAPQLLTILGTFTPTIIYSSSSGSADLNVTGALSLAPAVINFSGVNTSGTLSPITAPQVITVTADPLVEWTASAIEPWVQIANPTGTGSGAFTVGIINPGNVLAGVTTASATITATATGLGGPQGTVIVNLLLQSAGSLDPAFGQVDTPAQGATGVQGAIAVTGWALDDVGVVNVKLYRNCFAFDDPATCAPVVGSSLAYLADAVFVAGARPDVEALYDTLPYANRAGWGLQILTNMLPNVPASTLMGGQGTVVLYAVATDQEGNQTLLGRSIDDNTPTTITLDNENIAKPFGVIDSPAPGEVVSGTIAQFGWALTPAASTIEDPTGIMIPLNGLTMTVLIDGLAVGKVAYNQCRGDVGNPVPAGVYCNDDVASALGNTTPQPLLTTRTSNPTKFRNLDAERGAIGAFMLDTTTLTNGLHTIAWLVTDSADRTEGIGSRFFIVNNADLPLNTLLAAPAEVRDDAARLTSFAVATAEVTGRTGFDLNAPFGEVPVDAFGSRHVKVAELGRLELRLGEAVTGGFLMVNGTLRDLPPGSSLVEGVFTWMPGPGYVGRYNLVFLRGGEQAQIPVSVTIGRQAEAWNSSLVRVQVDAPTPGAQVRNSFAVAGYAMDPRAEIGTGIDAVHVWAVRRDVPAAAARFLGEARLGVARPDVARAVAPQFHAAGFELTVSGLEPGRYDLMVFAWNRRTARWEDARVVPLEVGRAPDRQ
- a CDS encoding cyclic nucleotide-binding domain-containing protein, which codes for MRKALFLLGILDDSDLDWMLKVGARREVPAGTILIQEGRGIADIFVIVDGLFAVRTSRTGSTDVARLRSGEIVGEMSFVDTRPPSASVVSLEPSLVLAIPRATLEQKLRDDIGFASRFYRSLAVFLSDRLRSTVGRLGYGGPGPEAPDDAGPSNEEEMDPATLDALSIAGARFDFLQRKLRSL
- a CDS encoding NHLP bacteriocin system secretion protein, encoding MATPPPTVFRAKALERLSSPDRLDETIRIVSPKDWLPLVVLAALVILTLVWGFTGRIPTIVSGRGVLLKPRGVLDVQTLGAGRVEQLQVRAGDRVKQGDVLGQIDQFELRRRLDEDRAQLAELESQDRAQSRVQSDQTVRQQAQTGLTGAYVRSQSDNLRKTLADAQALAPLLEQRLASFRALRDKGLIASLAPELLDAERETLENASRITDAAARLKELDIQVAQAEASEMSLSRDNLQAGAARRGEIHRLRSTIAINEVQIEKNSQIVAAHSGRIIELLSDTGQIVSAGARVARLEVDDASTALVNVAYLAVGDGKKVTPGMRVLITPDTVERQRYGGITGVVLAVSDLAVTTEGARAVLGNADLAQALVGGTTRIEVTASLDADSTTASGYKWSSSAGPGSPVTAGLTGEMRVIVEQRAPITFVLPFLRELSGVR